The following proteins are co-located in the uncultured Propionivibrio sp. genome:
- the tgt gene encoding tRNA guanosine(34) transglycosylase Tgt yields MKFDLLTTDGGARRGRLTLAHGHVETPVFMPVGTYGTVKAMTPRDLNEIGAQICLGNTFHLWLRPGLDVIGKHGGLHRLMGWDKPILTDSGGFQVFSLGALRKITEEGVKFSSPIDGRKLFLTPEESMRIQHTLNSDIVMIFDECTPFPATHAQAADSMRMSLRWAKRSYDEHQRLGNANALFGIVQGGMYEDLRDESLAGLDAIGFDGMAIGGLSVGEPKEEMARILAHTAPRLPTHKPRYLMGVGTPEDLVNGVQAGIDMFDCVMPTRNARNGHLFTRFGDIRIKNAQYKDDLRPLDASCDCYTCRHFSRAYLHHLFRVGEILGAQLNTIHNLRYYQTLMGELREAIAAGTLADTVTRFHAGRAGQE; encoded by the coding sequence ATGAAATTCGACCTCCTCACCACCGACGGCGGCGCCCGCCGCGGCCGCCTGACGCTTGCCCACGGCCATGTCGAGACACCGGTCTTCATGCCGGTCGGCACCTACGGCACGGTCAAGGCGATGACGCCGCGCGACCTCAACGAGATCGGCGCGCAGATCTGCCTCGGCAACACCTTCCACCTCTGGCTGCGCCCTGGCCTCGACGTCATCGGCAAGCACGGCGGCCTGCACCGGCTGATGGGCTGGGACAAGCCGATCCTGACTGATTCGGGCGGCTTCCAGGTCTTCTCGCTCGGCGCCCTGCGCAAGATCACCGAGGAAGGCGTCAAGTTCTCCTCGCCGATCGACGGCCGCAAGCTCTTCCTGACGCCCGAGGAATCGATGCGGATCCAGCACACGCTGAATTCCGACATCGTCATGATCTTCGACGAATGCACGCCCTTCCCCGCCACGCATGCCCAGGCAGCCGATTCGATGCGCATGTCGCTGCGCTGGGCAAAACGCTCGTATGACGAACACCAGCGCCTCGGCAATGCCAATGCGCTGTTCGGCATCGTCCAGGGCGGCATGTACGAGGACCTGCGCGACGAATCGCTGGCCGGCCTCGATGCCATCGGCTTCGACGGCATGGCCATCGGCGGCCTCTCGGTCGGCGAACCGAAGGAAGAAATGGCGCGCATTCTCGCCCATACGGCGCCGCGCCTGCCAACGCACAAGCCGCGCTACCTGATGGGCGTCGGCACGCCCGAAGATCTCGTCAATGGCGTGCAGGCCGGCATCGACATGTTCGACTGCGTCATGCCGACGCGCAACGCACGCAACGGACACCTGTTCACGCGTTTCGGCGATATCCGCATCAAGAACGCACAGTACAAGGACGACCTTCGCCCGCTCGACGCCTCCTGCGACTGCTACACCTGCCGCCACTTCAGCCGCGCCTATCTGCACCACCTTTTCCGCGTCGGCGAGATCCTCGGCGCGCAACTCAATACCATCCACAACCTGCGCTATTACCAGACGCTGATGGGCGAACTGCGCGAGGCCATCGCCGCCGGCACACTGGCCGATACCGTGACGCGTTTCCATGCCGGTCGCGCCGGGCAGGAGTGA
- a CDS encoding LysR family transcriptional regulator produces MTLRTEVPLTAFRVFVAIGRHGSFTRAATALGITQSAVSRQVARLERLAGTPLFRRTGAAVAFTSEGRQLHDALKDAISTIELTAQQLTQKRQAHDRLIVRTSMPSFAMKVVVPLLGEFSKRHGIQIDLVTSTATPLAQDEFDILISRHMALPDAPSWELVRERLVCVASPACIAARGTAPQQQWPMILCRLRPDAIATWAMARDIAADMLHTVASYDHYFLAVEAAIGGVGFLVIPEMLVRDALHNGILVRADDTAIASGATYTAYVNPASRHLQQGERFCRWLKGMLRESPP; encoded by the coding sequence ATGACACTCCGTACTGAGGTCCCGCTCACCGCCTTCCGCGTCTTCGTCGCCATCGGCCGGCACGGCAGTTTCACGCGCGCGGCGACGGCGCTCGGCATCACCCAGAGCGCGGTCAGCCGCCAGGTTGCGCGCCTGGAGCGGCTGGCCGGTACCCCGCTCTTCCGGCGCACCGGCGCGGCCGTCGCGTTCACCTCGGAAGGCCGGCAACTTCATGACGCGCTCAAGGACGCCATCTCGACGATCGAACTGACGGCGCAGCAACTCACGCAAAAACGCCAGGCGCACGACCGCTTGATCGTCCGCACCTCGATGCCGAGCTTCGCGATGAAGGTCGTCGTTCCGCTCCTTGGCGAATTCTCCAAACGCCACGGCATCCAGATCGACCTCGTCACCTCGACGGCGACCCCACTCGCCCAGGACGAATTCGACATACTGATTTCGCGCCACATGGCGCTGCCCGACGCGCCCAGTTGGGAGCTCGTGCGCGAACGACTGGTGTGCGTCGCCTCGCCGGCCTGCATCGCCGCCCGCGGAACCGCCCCGCAACAGCAGTGGCCGATGATCCTGTGCCGGTTGCGTCCGGATGCGATCGCCACCTGGGCGATGGCACGCGACATTGCCGCCGACATGCTGCACACTGTCGCGAGCTACGACCACTATTTTCTCGCCGTCGAAGCGGCAATCGGCGGCGTCGGATTTCTCGTCATTCCCGAAATGCTCGTCCGCGACGCGCTTCACAACGGCATTCTGGTGCGCGCCGACGACACGGCGATCGCGTCCGGCGCGACCTACACGGCCTACGTCAATCCGGCTAGCCGTCATTTGCAGCAGGGTGAGCGATTCTGCCGCTGGCTCAAGGGCATGCTGCGCGAATCGCCGCCATGA
- the queA gene encoding tRNA preQ1(34) S-adenosylmethionine ribosyltransferase-isomerase QueA — translation MLTLDDFDFLLPPDLIAQHPADERTSSRLLHVAGDRRDDRRFTELPDLIAPGDLLVFNNTKVIKARLFGRKESGGQIEVMIERVVDARLAIAQIRASKSPKPGSRILLEDAFTLTVTGRTGEQGEFFALELDGDGDLYALTERHGRLPLPPYITHTAANEDETRYQTVYARHVGAVAAPTAGLHFDEAMLTRLQEAGAELAWLTLHVGAGTFQPVRVHDIATHRMHSEYYELPQATVDAIARTRARGGRVIAVGTTTLRTLEAAAQGGELRAGTAETDIFITPGYRFRVIDRLITNFHLPKSTLLMLVSAFAGMEPIRAAYRHAVDERYRFFSYGDAMLLERQP, via the coding sequence ATGCTGACCCTCGACGACTTCGATTTTCTGCTGCCGCCGGACCTGATCGCGCAGCACCCGGCCGACGAACGAACGTCGAGCCGGCTCCTTCACGTCGCCGGCGACCGCCGCGACGATCGCCGCTTTACCGAACTGCCGGACTTGATCGCCCCGGGCGACCTGCTCGTCTTCAACAATACCAAAGTCATCAAGGCGCGCCTGTTCGGACGCAAGGAGAGCGGCGGGCAGATCGAAGTGATGATCGAACGCGTCGTCGATGCGCGCCTCGCGATCGCGCAGATCCGCGCCAGCAAATCGCCGAAACCCGGTTCGCGTATCCTGCTTGAAGATGCCTTCACGCTGACCGTCACCGGCCGCACCGGCGAACAGGGCGAGTTCTTCGCGCTCGAACTCGACGGCGACGGCGACCTCTACGCGCTGACCGAGCGCCACGGCCGGCTGCCGCTACCGCCCTATATCACGCACACCGCGGCCAACGAGGACGAGACGCGCTACCAGACCGTCTATGCCCGTCACGTCGGCGCGGTCGCGGCGCCGACCGCCGGCCTGCATTTCGACGAAGCGATGCTGACCCGCCTGCAGGAAGCCGGCGCCGAACTCGCCTGGCTGACACTGCACGTCGGCGCCGGAACATTTCAGCCGGTGCGCGTCCATGACATCGCCACGCACCGCATGCATTCGGAATACTACGAACTGCCGCAGGCAACCGTCGACGCGATCGCCCGTACGCGTGCCCGCGGTGGCCGCGTCATCGCCGTCGGCACGACGACGCTGCGTACGCTCGAAGCGGCCGCGCAGGGCGGCGAACTGCGCGCCGGCACGGCGGAAACCGACATCTTCATCACGCCGGGCTACCGCTTCCGCGTCATCGACCGGCTGATCACCAACTTTCACCTGCCGAAATCGACGCTGCTGATGCTCGTCTCGGCCTTCGCCGGCATGGAACCGATCCGTGCCGCCTATCGTCACGCCGTCGACGAACGCTACCGCTTTTTCAGCTACGGCGACGCCATGCTTCTGGAACGACAGCCATGA
- a CDS encoding pyridoxal-dependent decarboxylase has protein sequence MQEHGKDSAQFSPSPLDPADWQAFRADAHRLLDACIDQLSSARQHPWQPLGDADKAALALGDAREGEDSAMLVDELLHKVLPFHTGNTHPRFFGWVHGTGLAAGLLAEMVAATMNSNCGGRDHGAVYVEREVIEWCRNCFGFPPSASGVLVGGTSQATVIALAAARTRALGAGSRRDGIQGAQRLTAYALQGVHNATVKSLELLGIGAAALRTIPAGVDGGMCLDRLAAAVAKDRADGMLPFCIVATAGSVDLGLFDDIEGVADFCAREGIWLHVDGAFGAWSRLADAPWCDLARGIERADSLAFDFHKWMYVQYDCGVVLIRDEAAHRQAFAARPAYLAKQDQGLGGGEPWYCDYGVDLSRGFRALKVWAALRTYGSKALGAAITDNCRLAERMSVLVGATPGLRLAAPVRLNVCCFSAAPTDWDGAAQDRLNERITHVLQLAGDVVFSTTRVDGRTVIRAAITNHRTCAADVDAAISAVLRVRSGEIANIRMQ, from the coding sequence ATGCAAGAACACGGGAAGGATTCCGCGCAATTTTCGCCGTCGCCGCTCGATCCGGCTGACTGGCAGGCATTCCGCGCCGATGCGCACCGTCTGCTCGATGCCTGTATCGACCAGTTGAGTTCGGCACGGCAGCATCCCTGGCAGCCGCTCGGCGATGCCGACAAGGCGGCGCTGGCCTTGGGCGATGCACGCGAAGGCGAGGACAGCGCCATGCTCGTCGACGAACTGCTGCACAAGGTCTTGCCTTTTCATACCGGTAATACGCATCCGCGCTTTTTTGGCTGGGTGCATGGCACCGGTCTGGCTGCCGGCTTGTTGGCCGAGATGGTGGCGGCGACGATGAACAGCAATTGCGGCGGACGCGATCACGGTGCCGTTTATGTCGAACGCGAAGTGATCGAATGGTGCCGCAACTGCTTCGGTTTTCCCCCGTCGGCGAGCGGTGTTCTCGTTGGCGGAACCTCGCAGGCGACGGTCATTGCCCTGGCCGCGGCGCGCACACGTGCGCTCGGCGCCGGGTCGCGGCGCGATGGCATTCAGGGCGCCCAGCGGCTGACGGCGTATGCCTTGCAGGGTGTTCACAACGCGACGGTGAAATCACTGGAGCTGCTTGGTATCGGGGCAGCGGCGCTGCGCACGATTCCGGCCGGCGTCGATGGCGGCATGTGTCTCGACCGGCTGGCGGCGGCGGTGGCGAAGGATCGTGCCGATGGCATGCTGCCGTTCTGTATCGTCGCGACGGCGGGATCGGTCGATCTTGGCCTCTTCGATGATATCGAGGGGGTTGCCGATTTCTGCGCACGCGAAGGCATCTGGTTGCATGTCGATGGTGCGTTCGGCGCCTGGTCGCGGCTGGCTGATGCGCCGTGGTGCGATTTGGCGCGCGGCATCGAGCGGGCCGATTCGCTGGCCTTCGATTTTCACAAATGGATGTACGTGCAGTATGACTGCGGCGTCGTGCTGATCCGCGACGAAGCCGCACATCGCCAGGCCTTCGCCGCGCGTCCGGCCTACCTTGCCAAGCAGGATCAGGGGCTCGGCGGCGGCGAGCCGTGGTACTGCGATTACGGTGTCGACCTCTCGCGCGGATTTCGCGCACTCAAGGTCTGGGCCGCCTTGCGCACTTACGGCAGCAAGGCGTTGGGGGCGGCGATCACCGATAATTGCCGCCTCGCCGAGCGCATGAGCGTGTTGGTTGGTGCGACGCCGGGGTTGCGGCTGGCGGCGCCGGTGCGGCTCAACGTCTGTTGTTTCAGCGCCGCGCCGACCGATTGGGACGGGGCGGCACAGGATCGCCTGAACGAGCGGATCACGCACGTCTTGCAATTGGCCGGCGACGTGGTATTTTCCACCACCCGTGTGGACGGGCGGACGGTGATTCGTGCTGCGATCACCAATCACCGCACCTGTGCCGCGGATGTTGACGCGGCGATCTCGGCCGTGCTGCGGGTACGCAGCGGCGAGATCGCAAATATCCGAATGCAATAA
- the ubiG gene encoding bifunctional 2-polyprenyl-6-hydroxyphenol methylase/3-demethylubiquinol 3-O-methyltransferase UbiG: protein MQNADPLELQKFSELAHRWWDPTSEFRPLHEINPLRLEWIDQIVSLSGKTVLDIGCGGGILSESMAARGADVTGIDLSDKALGVAKLHLLESGRRVDYRKESAEAHAAEAPERYDVVTCMEMLEHVPDPSSIVAACAQLVKPGGHVFFSTLNRNPKAYLLAVIGAEYILNMLPKGTHDYAKFIRPAELCRWAKAAGLEPDELIGMGYNPLTRVYRLNTDTSVNYLVHTARRR from the coding sequence ATGCAAAACGCCGACCCTCTCGAACTTCAGAAATTCAGCGAACTCGCGCACCGCTGGTGGGACCCGACCAGCGAATTCCGTCCGCTGCACGAAATCAACCCCTTGCGGCTCGAGTGGATCGACCAGATCGTCAGCCTGTCAGGCAAAACCGTCCTCGACATCGGCTGCGGCGGCGGCATCCTTTCGGAAAGCATGGCCGCTCGGGGCGCCGATGTCACCGGCATCGACCTCTCCGACAAGGCGCTGGGCGTCGCCAAACTGCACCTGCTGGAAAGCGGGCGCCGCGTCGATTACCGCAAGGAATCGGCCGAAGCGCATGCTGCCGAAGCGCCCGAACGTTACGACGTCGTTACCTGTATGGAAATGCTCGAACACGTTCCCGACCCGTCGAGCATCGTCGCCGCCTGCGCACAACTCGTCAAACCGGGCGGACACGTGTTTTTCTCGACGCTCAACCGCAATCCCAAGGCCTACCTGCTGGCCGTGATCGGCGCCGAATACATCCTGAACATGCTGCCCAAGGGCACGCACGATTATGCAAAGTTCATCCGCCCGGCCGAACTGTGCCGCTGGGCAAAGGCCGCCGGCCTCGAACCCGATGAACTGATCGGCATGGGGTACAACCCGCTGACGCGCGTTTACCGCCTGAACACGGACACCAGCGTCAATTACCTGGTGCACACCGCGCGACGCCGCTGA
- a CDS encoding TRZ/ATZ family hydrolase, which produces MDTTAQTTKIDLLIEARWIIPIEPAGIALENHAIAIDAGRIVAILQQSEAHRRYAPLTIERRPHHVLIPGLVNLHTHAAMTLLRGMADDQPLMEWLQHHIWPAEARHVSPQFVRDGTRLACAEMLLGGITCFNDMYFFPKAAAEAAIEAGMRAAIGLIVIDAPTAYATDVDDYLDKGMAVRDSLRDQPGISFCLAPHAPYTVSDRAFGNVLTLAEQCELPIHLHLHETTQELRDSERQFGVRPLERLHRLGLLGPELIATHAVHLEPGEIAHLARHGCSVAHCPSSNLKLASGIAPIAALLEHGANVGLGTDGAASNNRLDLFAEMRLAALLAKAQSGQANAVSAHQALHMATLGGARALGLDGEIGSLRPGKAADLCAIDLQDLRLSPCYDPASHVVYVAGREQVSDVWVAGIQRIKHRKLTADNEIELISLASLWQNQIRPRDA; this is translated from the coding sequence ATGGACACCACAGCCCAAACCACAAAAATCGACCTCCTGATCGAAGCACGCTGGATCATCCCGATCGAACCGGCGGGAATCGCCCTGGAAAACCATGCGATCGCCATCGACGCGGGCCGGATTGTTGCAATCCTGCAACAATCCGAAGCGCACCGCCGGTACGCGCCGCTGACCATCGAGCGCCGTCCGCATCATGTGCTGATTCCCGGTCTCGTCAACCTCCACACCCACGCGGCAATGACCCTCCTGCGCGGCATGGCCGACGACCAACCGCTGATGGAATGGTTGCAGCACCACATCTGGCCTGCAGAGGCGCGCCACGTCTCGCCCCAGTTCGTGCGCGACGGCACGCGCCTCGCCTGCGCGGAAATGCTGCTGGGCGGCATCACCTGTTTCAACGACATGTACTTTTTCCCCAAGGCAGCGGCCGAAGCCGCGATCGAAGCGGGGATGCGCGCGGCCATCGGCCTCATCGTCATCGACGCCCCGACGGCCTATGCCACCGACGTCGACGACTATCTCGACAAGGGCATGGCCGTCCGCGACAGCCTGCGCGACCAACCCGGGATCAGCTTCTGCCTGGCGCCGCATGCGCCGTATACAGTAAGCGACCGCGCCTTCGGCAATGTCCTGACACTGGCAGAGCAATGTGAATTACCGATTCATCTCCACCTGCATGAAACGACGCAGGAACTCCGGGACAGCGAACGGCAATTCGGCGTCCGCCCGCTGGAACGACTGCACCGACTCGGGCTCCTGGGACCGGAACTGATCGCCACCCACGCCGTCCACCTTGAGCCGGGCGAAATCGCACACCTGGCCCGCCACGGCTGCTCGGTTGCGCATTGTCCCAGTTCCAACCTCAAACTGGCCAGCGGCATCGCGCCGATCGCGGCCTTGCTTGAACACGGCGCCAATGTCGGTCTCGGCACCGATGGCGCGGCCAGCAACAACCGGCTCGACCTTTTCGCCGAAATGCGCCTGGCCGCCCTGCTCGCCAAGGCACAGAGCGGCCAGGCAAACGCCGTCAGCGCCCATCAGGCGTTGCACATGGCGACACTCGGCGGCGCCCGCGCACTCGGCCTGGACGGCGAAATCGGCTCCCTGCGTCCCGGCAAAGCGGCGGATCTGTGCGCCATCGACCTGCAGGACCTCCGCTTGTCACCGTGTTACGACCCAGCATCCCACGTCGTATATGTTGCGGGTCGCGAGCAGGTTTCTGACGTCTGGGTTGCAGGAATACAACGTATCAAGCACCGGAAACTCACTGCGGATAATGAAATTGAGTTGATCAGCCTAGCATCCTTATGGCAGAATCAAATTCGTCCGCGCGATGCTTGA
- a CDS encoding sulfite exporter TauE/SafE family protein, which yields MTSYLMLGCVVLLTHFLEGITGFGCTVLALPFAILLIGTKQAVPVLLVLALLLAAYIVWIDRRRIVWREFGRIVLWVGLGLPVGLFAFGAFDEGVLRSILGGFMVLVAVRGLLAKWIALDDKRVPGWVLRLTLIAGGFFHGAFSSGGPLVVIYARHALPHKSHFRATISLLWLSLNSVMLAQGVVSGRMTAEIWEIIGVCVPFLVVGALAGNWAHRHIQDRYFSQIVYGVLFASGLFMFR from the coding sequence ATGACGTCCTACCTGATGCTGGGTTGCGTCGTCCTGCTGACGCATTTTCTCGAAGGTATCACCGGCTTCGGCTGCACCGTGCTGGCCTTGCCCTTCGCCATCCTGCTGATTGGCACCAAGCAGGCCGTGCCAGTGCTGCTGGTGCTGGCCTTGTTGCTGGCGGCCTATATCGTCTGGATCGATCGCCGGCGTATTGTCTGGCGTGAGTTCGGTCGCATCGTGCTGTGGGTCGGACTTGGCTTGCCGGTCGGGCTGTTCGCCTTCGGCGCCTTCGACGAGGGTGTGTTGCGGTCGATTCTCGGCGGCTTCATGGTGCTCGTCGCCGTGCGTGGCCTCCTCGCCAAGTGGATCGCGCTGGACGACAAGCGGGTGCCCGGATGGGTCCTGCGCCTGACGCTGATCGCTGGCGGCTTCTTTCACGGTGCGTTTTCATCGGGTGGGCCGCTGGTTGTGATCTATGCCCGCCACGCGCTGCCGCACAAAAGCCATTTTCGCGCGACCATCAGCCTGCTCTGGCTGAGCCTGAATTCGGTCATGCTGGCGCAGGGGGTCGTTTCCGGCCGGATGACCGCCGAGATCTGGGAGATCATCGGCGTCTGCGTGCCGTTTCTTGTCGTCGGGGCGCTGGCGGGTAACTGGGCGCACCGGCATATTCAGGATCGCTATTTTTCACAGATCGTGTATGGCGTATTGTTCGCCTCGGGTCTGTTCATGTTCCGGTAG
- the yajC gene encoding preprotein translocase subunit YajC has translation MLISSAHAQTAAASATGGGFEQIFIMIAMFAVLYFFMIRPQQKKAKEHKALVEALTKGDEVITQGGMAGRITKVADDFVTVAIAENVEVQFQKASIAVVLPKGTLNKN, from the coding sequence GTGCTGATCAGTTCCGCCCACGCGCAAACCGCCGCCGCTTCCGCAACGGGAGGCGGTTTCGAGCAGATCTTCATCATGATCGCGATGTTCGCGGTCCTGTATTTCTTCATGATCCGCCCGCAGCAGAAGAAGGCCAAGGAACACAAGGCGCTCGTCGAGGCACTGACCAAGGGCGACGAAGTCATCACCCAGGGCGGCATGGCCGGCCGTATCACCAAGGTCGCCGACGACTTCGTCACGGTCGCCATCGCCGAGAACGTCGAAGTCCAGTTCCAGAAGGCGTCGATCGCCGTCGTTCTGCCCAAGGGCACGCTCAACAAGAACTAA
- a CDS encoding OmpA family protein has protein sequence MKNTAKLMAALAITLGLCASFAQAQTASSVYVLDSRGDVVKSGAGLCVRTGYWTPAAAAQDKNGCSCDKDLIAKEVCEPAPKAAPAAPAAAPKAAGFGEKVTIAADALFDFNKATLRPEGKTKLDDVVGKAGQLNLEVVIAVGHADRIGSAAYNQKLSEKRAAAVKDYLVAKGIPANRVYTEGKGSKQPVTKAGQCKGPKSAKVIACLQPDRRVDIELIGTKK, from the coding sequence ATGAAAAATACGGCAAAACTGATGGCTGCTCTGGCCATTACCCTGGGTCTCTGTGCTTCTTTCGCCCAAGCGCAAACCGCTAGCAGCGTCTACGTGCTTGACAGCCGTGGCGACGTCGTCAAGAGCGGCGCCGGCCTGTGCGTCCGCACCGGCTACTGGACCCCGGCTGCTGCCGCCCAGGACAAGAACGGCTGCAGCTGCGACAAGGACCTGATCGCCAAGGAAGTGTGCGAACCGGCTCCGAAGGCTGCTCCGGCTGCTCCGGCCGCCGCCCCGAAGGCTGCAGGCTTCGGTGAGAAGGTTACGATTGCTGCTGACGCCCTGTTCGACTTCAACAAGGCCACGCTGCGCCCCGAAGGCAAGACCAAGCTTGACGACGTCGTCGGCAAGGCTGGCCAACTGAACCTCGAAGTGGTCATCGCCGTTGGTCACGCCGACCGCATCGGCAGCGCCGCTTACAACCAGAAGCTGTCCGAGAAGCGCGCTGCTGCGGTCAAGGACTACCTGGTTGCCAAGGGCATCCCGGCCAACCGCGTTTACACCGAAGGCAAGGGCAGCAAGCAGCCGGTCACGAAGGCTGGCCAGTGCAAGGGCCCGAAGAGCGCCAAGGTCATCGCCTGTCTGCAACCGGACCGTCGTGTTGACATCGAACTGATCGGCACCAAGAAGTAA